One genomic region from Epinephelus moara isolate mb chromosome 8, YSFRI_EMoa_1.0, whole genome shotgun sequence encodes:
- the LOC126394552 gene encoding GRAM domain-containing protein 2B isoform X2, whose product MTEQCVNRQSSQEDTRKCNRGTAKHEDRDYHSDVENVEERQRYERMVGEPLQAVDPEQQELSGRRKPALVRSKTFDHSLLTQVQTDADSKIERKKSHYSQLSKSNCQYHKIFKEISKEEQLRQSYTCALQKDILYQGRMFVSDHWICFHSKVFGKDTKIAIPVMSVTHIKKTKTAILLPNALVIATANDRYVFVSFLSRDNTYKFLMSICLHLEEKSPCSSPVPSSAENSFRSQRSPLSPRFPLNFPGVFCDLDGAVRQRRQEMEESSSSDSQTPDYDKIAEFPVPQFLDVLKHTDGAAPPEHPDHQQHKVKNQHQNQHQNQQSSDSKQHDTHRTGSQMVIDSRTLKPVSLNTLLFVYLFLVCVLVLSSCYLAFKIVSLEQRLTTLGSITEFTHQENDFLRGSDVNTEIFSELLTINLMKLEKVQKNLQRLLDEAA is encoded by the exons ATGACAGAACAGTGTGTGAACCGGCAGTCATCGCAGGAAGACACCAGGAAGTGTAACAGAGGAACTGCAAAGCACGAGGACAGAGATTATCA TTCAGATGTAGAGAACGTGGAGGAGCGGCAGAGGTATGAGAGGATGGTGGGTGAACCTCTGCAGGCCGTTGATCCGGAGCAACAGGAGCTGTCAGGCCGGAGGAAGCCAGCATTAGTCAG ATCAAAGACCTTCGATCACTCTCTGCTGACTCAGGTCCAGACTGATGCAGACTCCAAGATAGAGAGGAAGAAGTCTCACTACAGCCAG cTTTCGAAGAGCAACTGCCAGTACCATAAAATATTTAAGGAGATCAGCAAAGAGGAGCAGCTCAGACAGA GTTACACCTGTGCTCTGCAGAAAGACATCCTCTACCAGGGACGGATGTTTGTCTCTGACCACTGGATCTGCTTCCACTCCAAGGTGTTTGGCAAAGACACGAAG ATTGCCATCCCAGTGATGTCTGTCACACACATCAAGAAGACCAAAACTGCCATCCTGCTGCCAAACGCTCTGGTGATCGCCACGGCTAACGACAGG TACGTCTTCGTGTCCTTTCTGTCCAGAGACAACACCTACAAGTTCTTGATGTCCATCTGTCTTCATCTGGAG GAGAAGAGCCCATGCAGCAGCCCCGTCCCCTCCTCAGCTGAGAACAGCTTCAGAAGTCAGAGGTCACCTCTGTCGCCTCGCTTTCCTCTG aATTTTCCAGGTGTTTTCTGTGacctggacggagcagtgaggcagaggaggcaggagatggaggagagcaGCAGCTCCGACTCCCAGACCCCCGACTACGACAAGATAGCAG agtTCCCCGTTCCTCAGTTTCTGGATGTGTTGAAGCACACAGACGGTGCAGCTCCTCCTGAACATCCAGACCATCAACAACACAAAGTCAAGAACCAGCATCAGAACCAGCATCAGAACCAGCAGAGCTCAGACAGCAAGCAGCACGACACCCACCGCACCG gCTCACAGATGGTGATCGACAGCAGAACTCTGAAACCAGTCTCTCTCAACACTCTGCTGTTTGTCTACCTGTTTCT ggTGTGTGTCCTGGTCTTGTCTTCCTGTTACCTGGCCTTTAAGATCGTCTCGTTGGAGCAGAGACTGACGACGCTCGGCTCCATCACTGAGTTCACCCACCAGGA aAATGACTTTCTGCGAGGGAGTGACGTGAACACGGAGATTTTCTCTGAACTACTGACCATCAACCTGATGAAGCTGGAGAAG GTGCAGAAGAACCTGCAGAGACTGCTGGACGAAGCTGCCTGA
- the LOC126394552 gene encoding GRAM domain-containing protein 2B isoform X1, producing MENYSLDDSFRFRTKSIMSKPSRASSNTTRHQRSDVENVEERQRYERMVGEPLQAVDPEQQELSGRRKPALVRSKTFDHSLLTQVQTDADSKIERKKSHYSQLSKSNCQYHKIFKEISKEEQLRQSYTCALQKDILYQGRMFVSDHWICFHSKVFGKDTKIAIPVMSVTHIKKTKTAILLPNALVIATANDRYVFVSFLSRDNTYKFLMSICLHLEEKSPCSSPVPSSAENSFRSQRSPLSPRFPLNFPGVFCDLDGAVRQRRQEMEESSSSDSQTPDYDKIAEFPVPQFLDVLKHTDGAAPPEHPDHQQHKVKNQHQNQHQNQQSSDSKQHDTHRTGSQMVIDSRTLKPVSLNTLLFVYLFLVCVLVLSSCYLAFKIVSLEQRLTTLGSITEFTHQENDFLRGSDVNTEIFSELLTINLMKLEKVQKNLQRLLDEAA from the exons TTCAGATGTAGAGAACGTGGAGGAGCGGCAGAGGTATGAGAGGATGGTGGGTGAACCTCTGCAGGCCGTTGATCCGGAGCAACAGGAGCTGTCAGGCCGGAGGAAGCCAGCATTAGTCAG ATCAAAGACCTTCGATCACTCTCTGCTGACTCAGGTCCAGACTGATGCAGACTCCAAGATAGAGAGGAAGAAGTCTCACTACAGCCAG cTTTCGAAGAGCAACTGCCAGTACCATAAAATATTTAAGGAGATCAGCAAAGAGGAGCAGCTCAGACAGA GTTACACCTGTGCTCTGCAGAAAGACATCCTCTACCAGGGACGGATGTTTGTCTCTGACCACTGGATCTGCTTCCACTCCAAGGTGTTTGGCAAAGACACGAAG ATTGCCATCCCAGTGATGTCTGTCACACACATCAAGAAGACCAAAACTGCCATCCTGCTGCCAAACGCTCTGGTGATCGCCACGGCTAACGACAGG TACGTCTTCGTGTCCTTTCTGTCCAGAGACAACACCTACAAGTTCTTGATGTCCATCTGTCTTCATCTGGAG GAGAAGAGCCCATGCAGCAGCCCCGTCCCCTCCTCAGCTGAGAACAGCTTCAGAAGTCAGAGGTCACCTCTGTCGCCTCGCTTTCCTCTG aATTTTCCAGGTGTTTTCTGTGacctggacggagcagtgaggcagaggaggcaggagatggaggagagcaGCAGCTCCGACTCCCAGACCCCCGACTACGACAAGATAGCAG agtTCCCCGTTCCTCAGTTTCTGGATGTGTTGAAGCACACAGACGGTGCAGCTCCTCCTGAACATCCAGACCATCAACAACACAAAGTCAAGAACCAGCATCAGAACCAGCATCAGAACCAGCAGAGCTCAGACAGCAAGCAGCACGACACCCACCGCACCG gCTCACAGATGGTGATCGACAGCAGAACTCTGAAACCAGTCTCTCTCAACACTCTGCTGTTTGTCTACCTGTTTCT ggTGTGTGTCCTGGTCTTGTCTTCCTGTTACCTGGCCTTTAAGATCGTCTCGTTGGAGCAGAGACTGACGACGCTCGGCTCCATCACTGAGTTCACCCACCAGGA aAATGACTTTCTGCGAGGGAGTGACGTGAACACGGAGATTTTCTCTGAACTACTGACCATCAACCTGATGAAGCTGGAGAAG GTGCAGAAGAACCTGCAGAGACTGCTGGACGAAGCTGCCTGA